In Papaver somniferum cultivar HN1 chromosome 1, ASM357369v1, whole genome shotgun sequence, a genomic segment contains:
- the LOC113330898 gene encoding uncharacterized protein LOC113330898, producing MARHNLVPILSFLLLTLVTLQGTDALHFFKTEPEAVTRINSIHYEVTNNATGTLGGTRFTDKIGITYSKSILQLASEFNCRVFRQSKKSESKNVESIKMYVETMDGVAYTSNDEIHVSANYTADYSGDVKREITGVLYHEVTHIWQWNGNGNAPGGLIEGIADYVRLKAKYAQSHWVKPGGGDRWDQGYDVTARFLDYCNSIRNGFVVDLNTKMKNGYSDNFFVELLGKNVDQLWRDYKTKYDN from the coding sequence ATGGCTCGTCATAATCTGGTTCCCATTCTATCTTTTCTGCTACTAACCTTAGTAACCTTACAAGGAACTGATGCACTTCATTTCTTTAAAACAGAACCTGAAGCAGTTACAAGAATCAATTCGATTCATTATGAAGTTACAAACAATGCCACTGGAACACTTGGTGGAACCCGTTTCACCGACAAAATCGGTATCACATACAGCAAAAGTATTCTGCAATTAGCCTCGGAGTTTAACTGTAGAGTCTTCCGACAATCCAAGAAGTCCGAGAGCAAAAATGTAGAGAGCATTAAGATGTATGTGGAGACCATGGATGGCGTTGCATATACTAGCAACGATGAAATCCACGTGAGTGCTAATTACACAGCCGATTACTCAGGGGATGTAAAAAGAGAGATCACTGGGGTGCTTTACCATGAGGTTACACACATTTGGCAATGGAACGGAAATGGTAATGCACCAGGAGGTTTGATCGAAGGGATTGCTGATTATGTTAGGTTGAAGGCTAAATATGCCCAATCTCATTGGGTTAAACCTGGTGGTGGTGATAGATGGGACCAAGGTTACGACGTGACCGCAAGATTTTTGGATTATTGTAACAGTATTAGAAATGGGTTTGTTGTAGATCTTAACACAAAGATGAAGAATGGCTACAGTGATAACTTCTTTGTCGAGTTGTTGGGAAAGAATGTTGATCAATTGTGGAGGGATTATAAGACTAAGTATGACAACTGA